In Leptolyngbya sp. NIES-2104, the genomic window TCACTGGGCAAAAGATTTCGTTCTGGGTCTATCCGGTCAGAACTTTATTCAAGGATTTGCAGATGGCACCTTTAAGCCGGATGCTCCGATGACTCGCGCTCAGTATGCGACCTTGATTGCGCGGGCGTTCAATCCAGCAGCGAGACGACCCGGAATCAGTTTTCCGGATGTTGGGAATGATTTCTGGGCGAGAACTGCGATCGATCAAGCGTATCGTGCGGGTTTCATTTCGGGCTTCCCGGATGGCACTTTCAAGCCGAATCAGAATGTGACTCGATTGCAATTGGTACTATCGCTGGTGAGTGGATTTGGTTTGACTCCTGCAAATTCTAGTTTGCTGGCAGTGTTAGACGATCGCAATGCGATTCCGCAGTCCTTTCAAGATCGCGTTGCAGCAGCAGTTCAGGCGGACATTGTGGTGAACTATCCGAATCAGAAACAGTTCAATCCGAATCGGGAAGCGACTCGTGGCGATGTTTCAGCGATGGTTTATCAAACTTTGGTGCGCGATGGACGAGTTGCAGCGATTAATTCGCCGTACATTGTGACCGCTTAAAAAGTCGATCGAGCAGCGATCTAATCACTGCTCGTATCGATAAACTCAGGAATTCTTTGATTCAAAAAAACCGCAGAAACAAAACTGGCTTAAGGGGTGACAACGAAGCTAGAGAGCAGACTGAATCAGGGAAATGGCGTTGAGACCTCGCTGAAAGAAAAGGCGTTTTTGCGGCTTGAGTGCCATCAGTTGACCTGCCAAGGTTGACCACAAATTCAAGGGTTCAATCCATAACTTGCCATACAAGCCAATCCAGAAAGCACTGTGACGCTTTGTTGTCCGCTTTGGCTCAGTCACACGAGCGACGTAACGCTGCACTTGTTTTTTGCGAATGCGCCGCCCTTGTAGGGTCGAGATCGAGTAGGCAATGGCAATCAGGACCAGCAGGGCAGTAAAACGCCCGAAATCGGCATGACAATCTTCGAGGTGATAGCCGCCGGATTTGTAGTCTTTGAACAGGGGTTCAATCGAGAAGCGAGTGGCATAAGCGTTGAGCGTTTGTTCGGCATCGACGAGATTAGTCAGAAGATACCAAGCATCCGAACTCGATTGACGGTGGGCACGCTTTTGGCGCAAGACTAAATTGTGCTTGCCGAACCCGCGATTTTGCGTCACTTGAATTTGCAGATATTGCTCGGTGATTCCGGGCGTTTGCGGCAAGTCATCAAGGCGCGTAAACCTGCTGCTGTCGTCTGGTTTGACGGTCGTACTCTTCGGTAAACGGAACACGAATTTGACTCGCTTTTCTACACACCAAGCCGCCAGTTCAATGCTGTGAAACTCACGGTCTCCGAGCAGAATGAAGCGATGCTTTTTCAACAGATGAAACACAGGGCGTAACACTCTTCGTTGTTCAACAAGTGAACTCTGTCCTTGCTTGTTCAGCCACATCCAGTGCAATGGAATCGCTCGCTTATTGTACACAAGACTCACCATGATCAAGTTATGGTCTTGCCATTGGGTACGGTCAATCACCAGATGAAGTGGTTTGCTCCGGGGATGATGTCGCTTGACCCACTGCTTGACAATCGGAAACCAGATCGCTTGCGGAGTCAGTTGCGGCAAGCTCAAGAATCGTTGAATGTTTCGTCGTCTGCTCTCAAATAGAATCGGTTGCGGAAATAGAGTGGCTAAGCGTTCAATCGTAATTCTGCGCTCTTTGTGCAACAGTTCGACCAAGATTTCTAGCGTCACAAATTGCGTCTGGGTTAATTGCGATTGTAAACAGGTTTGATAGAATGAGGGCAACATATTTTAGATCGATGAGGTGAAACAATTGGAATCACCTCATTTTTTCTGTCTCTCGATACTGCTATCCGGCATCTTCTCTACGGTTCAGCTGCGTTGTCACCCCCTAAGCAAAACTGGTTTCTACGGGTTTTAATGATTCTGAAATTACATCGAAACCGGAGCCGTTTTTTCTTGATACAAGCTAACAATCCGATCGAGCACTTCTGTCACACTCAAATCATCTGATTGAATCTCGATCGCATCTGTCGCCTTCCGCAATGGTGAAATTGCACGAGTACTATCTTTACGATCGCGCTCGAAAATCGCTTGCTCTAATTCCGCTAAACTCACTTCAGCCTGTCCGAGATGCTTCAAATCAAGCTGTCTCCGCCGCGCCCGCTCTTGAATTGATGCCGTGAGATAAATTTTCACCTCCGCATCCGGGAACACATGAGTGCCAATATCGCGACCATCGACCACGATCCCGCCCCGACGACCGTAATTTTGCTGCTGTTTCACCAGCGCTTCTCGCACCGCAGCTTGAGCCGCGATCGTTGAAACATGCGCCGTCACCTCCGGAGTGCGAATCGCTTGTGTCACATCTTGACCGTTCACAAACACGATCGGAGTCGCAGTATCGGTCTGAAAATCGATCTCACATTGATGTGCTAATTCTGCGACTGTCGGTTCATCGTTGAGATCCGCGCCCGATTGCAGCACAAACCAAGTGAGCGCTCGATACATTGCACCCGTATCGAGATAAAACAAATTCAATTCAGTCGCGACCGCTCGTGCGACCGTGGATTTTCCCGCACCCGCAGGACCATCGATCGCAATCATCGGACGACGATCGCGCAAGGTACAGTTATCAATCAGGCGGGTTGAACCTAGCCGCGCAGCTAGAGCCAACAACCCTTCATCGGTCACAGTTTCTAATGATTTCAACGTCATCGGATCAACAAGTTCGATATACTCTGGTCGCAGGTCAGGCACTTTTTCGAGTTCCTGCTTCACTGCCTGAACTAAGGTAGCACTTACACGCTCTCCGGATCGAAACAGTTTTTCAGCTTGTGACAATCCTCGATAAAGCGCAGTCGCCTTTAATCTTTCTTCATTAGAAAGATACTGATTCCGGGAGCTTAGTGCTAAACCGCTTTCTTCCCGCACAATCGAGCAAGGAACGATCGCGATCGGCAAATTCAAATCTTTCACAAGTTGCTGAATAATCGCCAATTGTTGCGCGTCTTTTTGCCCAAAATAAGCGCGATCGGGCTGCACAATATCGAGCAGTTTGGTGACGATCGTAGCGACCCCTTCAAAATGTCCCGGACGAAATGCGCCACAGAGTCCAGACGTTAGATCTTTTGGGGGCTGAACTCGCGTCGGAGTGGGGGGATCAACGCCTATTTCTTTCGGGCTAGGGGAAAAAATCGCATCGACTCCCGCCTGTTCACAGAGAATTCGATCGCGTTCTAACGTCCGAGGATAACGATTTAGATCTTCATTCGGTCCAAATTGCAGCGGATTGACGAAAATACTTACAACCACGATCGCATTTTCCTGACGCGCCCGGTCAATCAGGCTCAGATGCCCCTTGTGCAAGGCACCCATCGTGGGAACAAAGCCGATCGACGATTCCACCGTATCCGTCGCGATCGAGTGTTTCCGCTGTAACTTCAAATAGCACTGCAATCCCGCGACAGTCGTAAACAGGCGCACAAGTCATCCATCCCTTTAATACAATCTACTTAAGTTTAGATTAGGGATCGAAAATCTTCTCCTGCATCGGCTGACAAAACGGTTCGACTCCAGTTTGAATCACATAGATCGCGACCGGAACCGCTAAGCGCATTGGCAGATCGGTTTTCGCCACGATCGCATCCATTAATTTCCCAGACAAGCCATCCTCTAAGTCTTCTTTGATCTCCGCCTCACACAAAATATGTCGCCATCGTTTCGCTAGTCCCACGATCCAGCCTTCATTTTCTTCGGGAAGCTGTCCCGATCGGATCGCTAGAGAAATTGCGGCATCTTCAAGATCGCCATCGCAATCCTCAATCACATCCAAGGCTGAAAGTGCATTCGGATGATCTCCAAGCTGTTCGCGAAACAGTTCGAGGTCTTCGGGTGACACGATGATCGACATGAGACAAACCTGAAACGTACAGATTGTTCGATCGTATCACTCCAGGAAATCTGGAGCGACAAAACGCAGCATCAGTAGTCAAAGAAATTCTGAGATTTTTCACCGTCAAAAATCGTTTGTCCTAGAGTGAAAGGCAGTTGTTTCAAACTTTGGAAATTATGACCCCTTCACCGATGTTGCTTAGCCCTTTTCAGCTTGGCGATCTCACGCTAAAAAATCGTGTAGTCATGGCTCCAATGACGAGAGCGAGAGCCGGAACAGACCGCATTCCGAATGCGCTGATGGCAGAGTACTACACGCAGCGATCGACGGCTGGACTCATCCTGATAGAAGCGACTTCGATTTCTCAACAAGGACTCGGCTGGCTCAATACTCCAGGAATTTACACCGATGCTCAAACCGACGGCTGGAAATTGGTGGTTGAGACCGTTCAAAATCAAGGCACTCCGCTATTTTTGCAGCTTTGGCACTGTGGACGGTCATCTCATAGTAGTTTTCAGGAAGGAGGACAGTTACCCGTCGCACCGTCTGCGATCGCGATTGAAGGCGAGGAAATTCACACTCCGAATGGCAAGCAACCGCATGAAGTGCCTCGCGCTCTTGAAACCGATGAAGTCCCGCAGGTGGTTGAGGACTACCGTAAAGCCGCAGAGCGAGCGAAACAGGCTGGATTTGCAGGAGTCGAGATTCATGCGGCAAATGGTTATTTGATTGATGAGTTTCTGCAATCCAAATCGAATCATCGCAGCGATCGCTACGGTGGCAGTATCGAGAACCGCTATCAGTTTCTCAAAGAAATCGTGGAAGCGATTCTTACGGTGTATCCATCGGAACGAGTCGGAGTCCGGCTTTCACCGAATGGAGCTTATAACAGCATGGGTTCTCCTGACTATCGAGAAACCTTTCTCTATGTTGCAAGCCAATTGAACGCTTACAAGTTGGCTTATTTACACCTTTTGGATGGGTTAGCGTTCGGCTTTCATGAACTGGGAAGCCCGATGACATTACCGGAGTTTCGACAAGTGTTTGATCAGCCGTTGATGGGAAATTGTGGATATACTCAGGCAGATGCTGAAACTGCGATCGCGAATGGCTCAGCGGATTTGATTTCGTTTGGACGACCGTTTATTAGCAATCCAGATTTAGTTGATCGCTTTAAGAACGGCTGGGAGTTAAATCCATCATCGGATATGAGTCAGTGGTATTCGTTTGGCGCAGAGGGCTACATCGATTTTCCAGCTTATTCAGCAGCTTAGAGAGAAGGTCTAGAGTCGCGCTTTCCCCGTGAGGCGCGATTTTTTGTGCAAAAGTTTGATGATTCTTAATAGATCATTCCTTCAACCCAGATAGTTCAGTTTCATTCAAAGTCCCCCAGAATGGAGGATTTAGGAGGCACAAGCCGACCAAAATGAAGCGACTGATTTCCATCGATCGAGCCAAATCAACAACCACAACCCGCACAAAACACCCATTTCAAAGGCAATACAACGTCAGTTCGATGAATTCCTTCGCTCCGTTGTTCACTCGCCCCGAAATAGAATTCGGGGCTGACAGTGCGAAGTCCCTTCAGGACTGCAAGCTCTGATTTCATGCGCCTTTAGCCCACTAAAGGGGGCTTCGCACGATTAGCCCCGAATTCTATTTCGGGGCGAGGGTCGAATCGAAGCGGAAAGACTGCTCGAACTTACGCCAATACTGAAAATTTTTGTTTGTTTTTTGTTCTGTTTTCTATAAAGTTCAAAACCTAAATTCATATCTAACTGTTTCTTACTCGTTGAGCAGCGATCTCATTCAATTCCTATTCAAAAACATTTTTTTCGCCTACCTCTCTTTATTTATCGATGTAAACTCTTCTTTCAACCCCTAGGCAGAACTCTCAAGATCAACAACAATGCAAACAGAGACGTAACCGCGCTCATCCCTTCAGAAGACGACAGGAGACCCCAGAGTGAAACTCGCAGTTTACGGAAAAGGCGGCATCGGCAAATCAACCACAAGCTGCAACATCTCAGTTGCCCTTGCCAAACGCGGTAAAAAAGTCCTGCAAATCGGTTGCGACCCGAAGCACGATAGTACTTTTACCCTGACCGGATTTTTAATTCCCACGATCATCGACACGCTGCAAGAAAAGGACTATCACTACGAAGATGTCTGGGCAGAAGATGTTATCTACAAAGGCTACGGCGGAGTAGATTGCGTTGAAGCCGGAGGACCGCCAGCGGGTGCGGGCTGCGGTGGCTACGTGGTTGGCGAAACCGTCAAACTACTCAAAGAACTCAATGCCTTCGATGAGTACGATGTGATTTTGTTTGATGTCCTTGGTGACGTGGTTTGTGGCGGATTTGCTGCGCCGTTGAACTATGCAGACTACTGCATGATCGTGACGGACAATGGCTTCGATGCGTTGTTTGCCGCGAATCGGATTGCCGCTTCGGTGCGCGAAAAAGCTCGAACTCACCCGCTGAGACTGGCTGGACTGATTGGAAATCGCACCGCAAAACGGGATTTGATCGATAAATATGTCGATGCGGTTCCGATGCCTGTGTTAGAAGTGTTACCGCTAATCGAAGACATTCGAGTATCGCGGGTTAAAGGAAAAACATTGTTCGAGATGGCGGAATCTGATCCTTCACTGAACTATGTGTGTGACTACTATCTGAACATTGCTGATCAGATTTTGGCGAATCCTGAAGGGGTCGTGCCAAAAGATGCTCAAGATCGCGAACTGTTCTCGCTGCTGTCAGACTTTTATCTCAATCCGCCACCGACGAAAACGGCTGACCAAGAACTCGATCTGATGATGGTCTAAAGAAACTCTGAAGGGTAATCGATAAAGCAGTCAAATCGCGTTATGTGATTAGATTGAGGCTGACTTTATCGTTATCTTGATTTGACTTGTGAACATTGATCAACTGCGTCGATCGCTTAAAGATCGCTGGCTCGATTACTACGAAGAAAACCGCGCTTGGATTACTCGTTTATCGATTTGGGTGAGTTGTGACGGACAACGGCGACCGTCATCGAGCTTTATTCTGGGCGCACTCTCCACGCTAGAACCCCGACTGATCGATCTCTTGCCGCTGATTGTCGATTTGAGCAGTCATCCCGATCGCATTGTGGTCGCCCTTGGACTGAACTTTGATCCTGACCAAGAACTTGCCCAGATCAAACAGTTAAAAGCCGACACTCCGAAATACCTCCCGGCAAGCGCCACCCCTGAAGTAAAACCGCGTCGTCCGGCTGAAGTCGATGAAGCCTGTGAAGGACGCATCCGCACTGATCGATCGCCTCGTCCACCTCGTTAAAAATCTCTAATTATGACCCTCGCTGATTCTCAACCCCAAGCTTTGCAATTCGAGTGTGAAACCGGAAACTATCATACGTTTTGCCCGATTAGCTGTGTCGCTTGGCTTTATCAAAAAATTGAAGATAGCTTTTTCTTAGTCATTGGCACAAAAACCTGTGGTTATTTTCTCCAAAATGCAATGGGGGTGATGATTTTTGCTGAACCTCGATATGCAATGGCGGAACTCGAAGAAGGCGATATTTCTGCTCAGTTGAATGATTACAACGAATTGAAGCGACTGTGTGAGCAGGTGAAACGCGATCGTAATCCGAGTGTGATTGTGTTCATCGGAACTTGCACCACTGAGATCATCAAAATGGACTTAGAGGGCTTAGCTCCGAAACTCGAATCAGAGATTGGAATCCCGATCGTGGTTGCGCGGGCGAATGGTCTTGATTATGCCTTTACTCAAGGTGAAGATACGGTTCTTGCAGCAATGGCGCAACGCTGTCCCA contains:
- a CDS encoding IS4 family transposase — protein: MLPSFYQTCLQSQLTQTQFVTLEILVELLHKERRITIERLATLFPQPILFESRRRNIQRFLSLPQLTPQAIWFPIVKQWVKRHHPRSKPLHLVIDRTQWQDHNLIMVSLVYNKRAIPLHWMWLNKQGQSSLVEQRRVLRPVFHLLKKHRFILLGDREFHSIELAAWCVEKRVKFVFRLPKSTTVKPDDSSRFTRLDDLPQTPGITEQYLQIQVTQNRGFGKHNLVLRQKRAHRQSSSDAWYLLTNLVDAEQTLNAYATRFSIEPLFKDYKSGGYHLEDCHADFGRFTALLVLIAIAYSISTLQGRRIRKKQVQRYVARVTEPKRTTKRHSAFWIGLYGKLWIEPLNLWSTLAGQLMALKPQKRLFFQRGLNAISLIQSAL
- a CDS encoding bifunctional pantoate--beta-alanine ligase/(d)CMP kinase, whose translation is MRLFTTVAGLQCYLKLQRKHSIATDTVESSIGFVPTMGALHKGHLSLIDRARQENAIVVVSIFVNPLQFGPNEDLNRYPRTLERDRILCEQAGVDAIFSPSPKEIGVDPPTPTRVQPPKDLTSGLCGAFRPGHFEGVATIVTKLLDIVQPDRAYFGQKDAQQLAIIQQLVKDLNLPIAIVPCSIVREESGLALSSRNQYLSNEERLKATALYRGLSQAEKLFRSGERVSATLVQAVKQELEKVPDLRPEYIELVDPMTLKSLETVTDEGLLALAARLGSTRLIDNCTLRDRRPMIAIDGPAGAGKSTVARAVATELNLFYLDTGAMYRALTWFVLQSGADLNDEPTVAELAHQCEIDFQTDTATPIVFVNGQDVTQAIRTPEVTAHVSTIAAQAAVREALVKQQQNYGRRGGIVVDGRDIGTHVFPDAEVKIYLTASIQERARRRQLDLKHLGQAEVSLAELEQAIFERDRKDSTRAISPLRKATDAIEIQSDDLSVTEVLDRIVSLYQEKTAPVSM
- a CDS encoding alkene reductase, yielding MTPSPMLLSPFQLGDLTLKNRVVMAPMTRARAGTDRIPNALMAEYYTQRSTAGLILIEATSISQQGLGWLNTPGIYTDAQTDGWKLVVETVQNQGTPLFLQLWHCGRSSHSSFQEGGQLPVAPSAIAIEGEEIHTPNGKQPHEVPRALETDEVPQVVEDYRKAAERAKQAGFAGVEIHAANGYLIDEFLQSKSNHRSDRYGGSIENRYQFLKEIVEAILTVYPSERVGVRLSPNGAYNSMGSPDYRETFLYVASQLNAYKLAYLHLLDGLAFGFHELGSPMTLPEFRQVFDQPLMGNCGYTQADAETAIANGSADLISFGRPFISNPDLVDRFKNGWELNPSSDMSQWYSFGAEGYIDFPAYSAA
- the bchL gene encoding ferredoxin:protochlorophyllide reductase (ATP-dependent) iron-sulfur ATP-binding protein, with protein sequence MKLAVYGKGGIGKSTTSCNISVALAKRGKKVLQIGCDPKHDSTFTLTGFLIPTIIDTLQEKDYHYEDVWAEDVIYKGYGGVDCVEAGGPPAGAGCGGYVVGETVKLLKELNAFDEYDVILFDVLGDVVCGGFAAPLNYADYCMIVTDNGFDALFAANRIAASVREKARTHPLRLAGLIGNRTAKRDLIDKYVDAVPMPVLEVLPLIEDIRVSRVKGKTLFEMAESDPSLNYVCDYYLNIADQILANPEGVVPKDAQDRELFSLLSDFYLNPPPTKTADQELDLMMV
- a CDS encoding DUF5331 domain-containing protein is translated as MNIDQLRRSLKDRWLDYYEENRAWITRLSIWVSCDGQRRPSSSFILGALSTLEPRLIDLLPLIVDLSSHPDRIVVALGLNFDPDQELAQIKQLKADTPKYLPASATPEVKPRRPAEVDEACEGRIRTDRSPRPPR